One genomic segment of Lysobacter sp. 5GHs7-4 includes these proteins:
- a CDS encoding YciI family protein, which yields MRRYLISFDDGAMSVSEEDLPAVSAASHTVVREAKAAGVWIFGGGILTQQASIVAPDGSVSAGPYPETKAVIGGFCVIEVPTRDEALAWAAKLAASCRCAQEVREIMYNPES from the coding sequence ATGCGGCGATACCTGATTTCGTTCGATGACGGAGCGATGTCCGTTTCCGAGGAAGACCTGCCCGCCGTATCGGCGGCGTCACACACCGTGGTGCGCGAGGCCAAGGCCGCCGGCGTCTGGATCTTCGGCGGCGGCATCCTGACCCAGCAGGCCAGCATCGTCGCCCCCGACGGTTCCGTCTCCGCAGGCCCCTACCCGGAGACCAAAGCGGTCATCGGCGGCTTCTGCGTGATCGAGGTGCCCACCCGGGACGAAGCGCTGGCGTGGGCGGCCAAGCTCGCCGCGTCCTGCCGTTGCGCCCAGGAAGTCCGAGAGATCATGTACAACCCCGAGTCCTGA
- a CDS encoding class III extradiol ring-cleavage dioxygenase, which translates to MARAPALFVSHGSPMFAVEPGTLGPNLRRLGHTLTGLSAIVVVSPHWQTRGVKVGAAVAPATIHDFGGFPNALYRLQYAVPGAPALAPDVAQLLADAGFPATLDPQRGLDHGAWVPLRYLKPEADVPVLQVSMPHDLDPAGALRLGRALAPLRERGVLIVGSGSLTHNLYEFRQHVSDPEYAQAFADWIADAVARRDEDALLHYRDRAPHGRRAHPTEEHFLPLLIALGASDAQEPSSAIVGGMTYGVLSMDSFGFGLAADAVARAA; encoded by the coding sequence ATGGCACGCGCTCCCGCTCTGTTCGTCTCCCACGGCTCGCCGATGTTCGCGGTGGAGCCGGGCACCCTGGGCCCGAACCTGCGCCGGCTGGGGCATACGCTCACCGGCCTGAGCGCCATCGTCGTGGTGTCGCCGCATTGGCAGACCCGCGGCGTGAAGGTCGGTGCGGCCGTCGCGCCGGCCACCATTCACGACTTCGGCGGTTTCCCCAACGCGCTCTACCGACTGCAGTACGCGGTGCCGGGTGCGCCGGCGCTGGCGCCGGATGTCGCGCAACTGCTCGCCGACGCCGGCTTTCCCGCCACGCTGGACCCGCAGCGTGGGCTGGACCACGGCGCCTGGGTGCCGCTGCGCTACCTCAAGCCCGAAGCCGACGTGCCGGTGCTGCAGGTATCGATGCCGCACGATCTGGATCCGGCCGGCGCGCTGCGCCTGGGCCGCGCGCTGGCGCCGCTGCGCGAGCGCGGCGTGCTGATCGTCGGGTCCGGCAGCCTGACCCATAACCTCTACGAGTTCCGCCAACACGTCAGCGACCCGGAGTACGCGCAGGCCTTCGCCGACTGGATCGCCGACGCCGTGGCGCGGCGCGACGAGGACGCGTTGTTGCACTATCGCGACCGCGCGCCGCACGGCCGCCGCGCGCACCCCACCGAGGAACACTTCCTGCCCTTGCTGATCGCCTTGGGCGCCAGCGATGCGCAGGAGCCGAGCAGCGCGATCGTCGGCGGCATGACCTACGGCGTGCTGTCGATGGATTCGTTCGGATTCGGGCTGGCCGCCGATGCCGTGGCGAGGGCGGCATGA
- a CDS encoding YkvA family protein, producing MTLSTNAQSAAAPPDASLMRYPMPLLRSLKARAKALKQLTLVAYYAARDARTPWSVRLLALIVAAYALSPIDLIPDFIPVLGYLDDLILIPLGIALVVRLLPAEVLASAREQAQRSAQRPVSWVAAAVIGGVWLLALLLLGWWAYRWMHR from the coding sequence GTGACGCTGTCCACTAACGCCCAATCAGCCGCAGCACCGCCAGATGCCAGCCTGATGCGCTACCCGATGCCGCTACTGCGCTCATTGAAGGCACGCGCTAAAGCACTCAAGCAGCTCACGTTGGTGGCCTACTACGCAGCGCGCGATGCCCGCACGCCTTGGTCCGTGCGCCTGCTGGCGCTGATCGTCGCGGCGTACGCGCTCAGCCCCATCGATCTCATTCCGGACTTCATCCCGGTGCTGGGTTATCTGGACGACCTGATCCTGATACCGCTGGGCATCGCCCTGGTGGTGCGCCTGCTGCCGGCGGAGGTGCTTGCGTCCGCGCGGGAACAGGCGCAACGTTCGGCGCAGCGGCCCGTCAGTTGGGTGGCCGCTGCGGTGATCGGGGGCGTCTGGCTGCTCGCCTTGCTGCTGTTGGGGTGGTGGGCGTATCGCTGGATGCATCGTTAG
- a CDS encoding DUF6869 domain-containing protein, giving the protein MTAPEPDPDEIDSPSRSIEEWASAYIAFQLDAGRPTDGHPDWWAVEKFMDASGTEECWEAILMVLSKEPPDTVLGVLAAGPLEDLIHFTGPQFIDRIETEARRSPAFRDLLGGVWKSGTPDVWARVESARGEPW; this is encoded by the coding sequence ATGACAGCGCCCGAGCCCGACCCCGATGAAATCGACAGCCCGTCGCGAAGCATCGAGGAGTGGGCGTCCGCTTACATCGCCTTCCAGTTGGATGCCGGCAGGCCGACCGACGGCCATCCGGATTGGTGGGCGGTGGAAAAATTCATGGACGCATCCGGCACGGAGGAATGCTGGGAAGCCATCCTGATGGTCCTGTCCAAAGAGCCACCGGACACTGTGCTCGGTGTCTTGGCGGCAGGGCCTCTGGAGGATCTGATTCATTTCACCGGGCCGCAATTCATAGATCGCATCGAAACAGAAGCCCGTCGCAGTCCAGCATTCCGTGACTTGCTGGGAGGCGTGTGGAAAAGCGGAACGCCCGACGTGTGGGCGCGCGTGGAATCGGCGCGCGGCGAGCCTTGGTGA
- a CDS encoding tannase/feruloyl esterase family alpha/beta hydrolase has protein sequence MATSLGLSGALLFAGPVYDAKDLDAEAQHRLSRQRQDVRRAHTGTDRHLQPFEQHLAGESSMGKSVDLGQFGQAAINNGWLLLALVWPLAAQAGATHVPGSAPSAAKATCESLVAHDFSGIPDAAAKILTAEVVAATADAPEYCAAKGYIDPQIQFELRLPTRTWNGRYMQSGCGGFCGQVETDKYCGDAVERDFMVAAHNMGHIGSPTGEPFWGNDPVARRDFGTRSPHAMAVVAKTVAEYFYGQRPHHSYLRGCSTGGREGLGAAQFHPDDFDGIIAGDPAFAQRQGGIVNAWDMQQLIGDDGKPVLDADDLKLLAGAVLAVCDALDGVKDGILTEPRDCRFDPGTLQCPATDSDSCLSAAQVAVVRRLYDGPRNRAGQRIYPGWRMHGSELAWGDPGGVRLGLAKGMHAYLAQEKNPPQGYSYRQFDFSTEMHKLEAMSRLYDPVAPYTAPDLKAFQARGGKLIVYHGWADPTVSPMNTLDYYAKVTAQAGGLDKVREWFRVYMVPGMNHCRGGGVPDRFDLLTAIVNWVEKGETPGRIVATQYEGKAVTFEPSKAEARKTVVRTRPIFPYPEFAKYTGNGDVDNAANWVSETPRDIRDDDIDWIWAPRGK, from the coding sequence GTGGCTACGTCGCTGGGGCTGTCGGGGGCGCTCCTTTTTGCGGGGCCCGTCTACGACGCCAAAGATCTGGACGCTGAGGCGCAACACCGACTATCCCGCCAGCGGCAAGACGTTCGTCGCGCGCATACGGGCACTGACCGTCACCTTCAGCCTTTCGAACAACATCTAGCCGGAGAATCGAGCATGGGTAAGAGCGTGGATCTGGGCCAGTTCGGTCAGGCGGCCATCAACAACGGATGGCTACTGCTGGCCCTGGTGTGGCCGCTTGCGGCGCAGGCGGGCGCGACACACGTGCCCGGCAGTGCACCGTCGGCGGCCAAGGCCACGTGTGAGAGCCTGGTCGCACACGACTTCAGCGGCATTCCCGATGCCGCGGCCAAAATCCTGACCGCCGAAGTCGTTGCCGCCACAGCCGATGCGCCCGAGTACTGCGCGGCCAAGGGTTACATCGACCCGCAGATCCAGTTCGAGCTGCGGCTGCCCACCCGCACCTGGAACGGGCGCTACATGCAATCGGGCTGCGGCGGCTTCTGCGGCCAGGTCGAAACCGACAAATACTGCGGCGATGCGGTCGAACGCGACTTCATGGTCGCCGCGCACAACATGGGCCATATCGGTTCGCCGACCGGCGAACCGTTCTGGGGCAACGATCCGGTGGCGCGCCGCGATTTCGGCACGCGCAGCCCACATGCGATGGCGGTGGTCGCCAAGACGGTAGCCGAGTACTTCTACGGCCAGCGCCCACATCATTCCTACCTGCGCGGCTGCTCGACCGGTGGCCGCGAGGGTCTGGGCGCGGCGCAATTCCACCCCGACGACTTCGACGGCATCATCGCCGGCGACCCGGCCTTCGCCCAGCGCCAGGGCGGCATCGTCAACGCCTGGGACATGCAGCAGCTGATCGGCGACGACGGCAAGCCGGTGCTCGACGCCGACGACCTCAAACTGCTCGCCGGCGCGGTGCTCGCCGTCTGCGATGCGCTCGACGGCGTCAAAGACGGCATCCTGACGGAGCCGCGCGATTGCCGTTTCGATCCCGGCACGCTGCAATGCCCGGCAACGGATAGCGACAGCTGCCTCTCGGCCGCGCAAGTCGCGGTGGTGCGCCGGCTCTACGACGGCCCGCGCAATCGCGCCGGCCAGCGCATCTATCCGGGCTGGCGCATGCACGGCAGCGAGCTGGCCTGGGGCGATCCGGGTGGCGTCCGGCTCGGTCTTGCCAAGGGCATGCACGCCTATCTCGCGCAGGAGAAGAATCCGCCGCAGGGCTACAGCTATCGGCAGTTCGACTTCAGCACCGAGATGCACAAGCTGGAAGCCATGTCCCGGCTGTACGACCCCGTCGCGCCTTACACCGCGCCGGACCTGAAGGCGTTCCAGGCGCGCGGTGGCAAGCTCATCGTCTACCACGGCTGGGCCGACCCCACCGTCTCGCCGATGAACACGCTGGACTACTACGCCAAGGTCACGGCACAAGCCGGCGGTCTGGACAAGGTGCGCGAGTGGTTCCGCGTCTACATGGTGCCGGGCATGAACCATTGCCGCGGAGGTGGCGTGCCGGATCGTTTCGACCTGCTCACCGCCATCGTGAACTGGGTGGAGAAGGGCGAAACGCCTGGGCGCATCGTCGCCACCCAGTACGAAGGCAAAGCCGTGACATTCGAACCGTCCAAGGCAGAGGCAAGGAAGACGGTGGTGCGTACGCGTCCGATCTTCCCGTATCCCGAATTCGCCAAATACACCGGCAACGGCGATGTCGACAATGCGGCGAACTGGGTATCGGAGACGCCTCGGGACATCCGCGACGACGACATCGACTGGATCTGGGCGCCGCGTGGAAAATAA
- a CDS encoding phospholipase: MSAGSLSALRTDAALPFRIAGAMPSAPRRLLLLAHGVGGNETNLAALGERFGDDTLVVLPRAPLELGAGQYAWFQVAFGPQGPRPDLDAAERSRRGLADFIAELQSRYRVAASQTVVAGFSQGGIVSASVGLTRPELLRGFGVLAGRILPEIEPLLADRASLARIAAFVGHGRDDSKLPVEWAHRAEAWLSELGVAHETRVYPGDHAIAPAMAADFHAWFARLTRV, encoded by the coding sequence ATGAGCGCCGGTTCGCTGTCCGCGCTGCGCACCGACGCCGCGCTGCCGTTTCGCATCGCCGGCGCGATGCCGTCCGCGCCGCGCCGGCTGCTGCTGCTGGCGCACGGCGTCGGTGGCAACGAGACCAACCTGGCGGCCTTGGGCGAGCGCTTCGGCGACGACACGCTGGTGGTGTTGCCGCGCGCGCCGCTGGAACTGGGGGCAGGGCAGTACGCGTGGTTCCAGGTCGCGTTCGGGCCGCAGGGGCCGCGCCCGGATCTGGATGCCGCCGAGCGCAGCCGTCGCGGCCTGGCGGACTTCATTGCCGAGCTGCAGTCGCGCTACCGCGTCGCTGCGTCGCAAACCGTGGTCGCCGGTTTCAGTCAGGGCGGCATCGTCAGCGCCAGCGTCGGCCTCACACGGCCCGAACTGCTGCGCGGTTTCGGCGTGCTGGCCGGACGCATCCTGCCGGAGATCGAGCCGCTGCTGGCCGATCGCGCGTCGCTGGCCCGCATCGCCGCCTTCGTCGGGCACGGCCGCGACGACAGCAAGCTGCCGGTCGAATGGGCGCATCGCGCCGAGGCCTGGTTGAGCGAGTTGGGCGTCGCCCACGAGACCCGCGTGTATCCCGGCGATCACGCCATCGCGCCGGCCATGGCGGCGGACTTCCACGCCTGGTTCGCACGCCTGACCCGGGTTTGA
- a CDS encoding CocE/NonD family hydrolase — MLRPILCACLYLAALPAWAASPYAFPTAAIEDRATLDAAMPALARQLLADYRDDDRARYLNNRFRLQLVAGDYAEAERSLIEIRNAPPGPGPVPVRPNLIQYEIYAAAKAAQARAGGSFEAALAPAFKRTLDGVDAPTAGVAMRVLTVDPADAPRQRRALDEALAAQKGKTAIERDPALALVRAYQIERAYRELTPWLPALVAQDDQRRYLIERDIAVRTPDGATVCAVVVRQRAAPAKQPALLNFTIYADPNGTLNEARRSAANGYVGVTGTSRGKGCSTDTAVPYEHDGRDAAALIDWIAAQPWSDGRVGMYGGSYEGFTQWAAAKHRPKALKALMPSVTGAPGLDVPMEGGIFYGFQYYWPFYVTNNRHLDNAPLEDYARWNRMYRQWYVSGRAYNDLPKIDGAPNPTYLRWLSHPDYDAYWQDMIPYREEFADLDLKVLTTTGYYDGAQIGALYYVNQHYRYRPQAEHYLVIGPYNHVSGQRGTVATGDMLRGYRLDPQAQIDLGVLRYQWFDYVFKGAPKPALLADRINYQVMGADVWKHAPSLAAMGERRQRFHFGPATADGRYRFLAQSPGSEAFVTQTLDLRDRSDADRIVPGGGIVDRVIDTADSLTFVSEPFAQAEEFSGLFSGKLDLAVNKRDFDFNIGLYELTPQGDYFELSRYQSRASYVADVSHRQLLQPDSRTTLSFDAGRATSRRMQAGSRLVAVLSVLRNPQQEINYGSGKPVATETVADAGAPVQVQWYGDSYLEIPLSR, encoded by the coding sequence ATGTTGCGACCGATCCTGTGTGCATGCCTGTACCTGGCCGCGCTGCCGGCGTGGGCCGCATCGCCGTATGCGTTCCCCACCGCCGCCATCGAAGACCGCGCTACCCTGGACGCGGCGATGCCGGCGCTGGCCAGGCAACTGCTGGCGGACTACCGCGACGACGATCGCGCGCGCTATCTCAACAACCGTTTCCGCCTGCAGCTCGTCGCCGGCGACTACGCCGAGGCCGAACGCAGCCTGATCGAGATCCGCAACGCGCCGCCCGGCCCGGGCCCGGTGCCGGTGCGCCCCAACCTGATCCAGTACGAAATCTACGCCGCCGCCAAAGCCGCGCAGGCGCGAGCGGGCGGCAGCTTCGAGGCCGCGCTGGCGCCCGCGTTCAAGCGCACGCTGGACGGTGTGGACGCGCCTACCGCTGGCGTGGCGATGCGCGTGCTCACCGTCGATCCCGCCGACGCGCCGCGCCAGCGTCGCGCGCTGGACGAGGCGCTGGCCGCGCAGAAGGGCAAAACCGCCATCGAACGCGACCCCGCGCTGGCGCTGGTACGCGCCTATCAGATCGAGCGCGCTTACCGCGAACTCACGCCCTGGCTGCCCGCGCTGGTGGCGCAGGACGACCAGCGCCGTTATCTGATCGAGCGCGACATCGCGGTGCGCACGCCCGACGGCGCCACCGTCTGCGCGGTGGTGGTGCGCCAGCGCGCGGCGCCGGCCAAGCAGCCGGCGCTGCTCAACTTCACCATCTATGCCGACCCCAACGGCACGCTCAACGAAGCGCGTCGCTCGGCCGCCAACGGCTATGTCGGCGTCACCGGCACCAGCCGCGGCAAGGGCTGCAGCACCGACACCGCCGTGCCTTACGAACACGACGGCCGCGACGCGGCCGCGCTGATCGACTGGATCGCCGCGCAGCCGTGGAGCGACGGCCGCGTGGGCATGTACGGCGGCAGCTACGAAGGCTTCACCCAGTGGGCCGCGGCCAAGCACCGCCCCAAGGCGCTCAAGGCGCTGATGCCCTCGGTGACCGGCGCGCCCGGCCTGGACGTGCCGATGGAAGGCGGCATCTTCTACGGTTTTCAGTACTACTGGCCGTTCTACGTGACCAACAACCGTCACCTCGACAACGCGCCGCTGGAGGACTACGCGCGCTGGAACCGCATGTACCGCCAGTGGTACGTCAGCGGCCGTGCCTACAACGATCTGCCGAAAATCGACGGCGCGCCCAACCCGACCTACCTGCGCTGGCTGTCGCACCCCGACTACGACGCGTACTGGCAGGACATGATTCCGTACCGCGAGGAGTTCGCCGACCTCGACCTGAAAGTGCTCACCACCACCGGCTACTACGACGGCGCCCAGATCGGCGCGCTGTACTACGTCAACCAGCACTACCGTTACCGTCCGCAGGCCGAGCATTACCTGGTGATCGGCCCCTACAACCACGTCAGCGGCCAGCGCGGCACCGTCGCCACCGGCGACATGCTGCGCGGCTACCGCCTGGACCCGCAGGCGCAGATCGACCTGGGCGTGCTGCGTTACCAGTGGTTCGACTACGTGTTCAAGGGCGCGCCCAAGCCGGCCCTGCTGGCCGATCGCATCAACTACCAGGTGATGGGCGCCGACGTCTGGAAGCATGCGCCGTCCCTGGCCGCGATGGGCGAACGGCGCCAGCGCTTCCACTTCGGCCCCGCCACCGCCGACGGCCGTTACCGCTTCCTGGCGCAGTCGCCGGGGAGCGAGGCCTTCGTCACCCAAACCCTGGACCTGCGCGACCGCAGCGACGCCGATCGCATCGTGCCCGGCGGCGGCATCGTCGACCGCGTGATCGATACCGCCGACAGCCTGACTTTCGTCAGCGAGCCCTTCGCCCAGGCCGAAGAGTTCAGCGGCCTGTTCTCCGGGAAGCTCGATCTGGCGGTGAACAAGCGCGACTTCGACTTCAATATCGGCTTGTACGAGCTCACCCCGCAAGGCGACTATTTCGAACTGTCGCGCTACCAATCGCGCGCCAGCTACGTCGCCGATGTCAGCCACCGGCAACTGCTGCAGCCGGACAGTCGCACCACTTTGTCGTTCGACGCCGGGCGCGCCACCAGCCGCCGCATGCAGGCCGGCAGCCGCCTGGTCGCCGTGCTCAGCGTGTTGCGGAATCCGCAGCAGGAAATCAACTACGGCAGCGGCAAGCCCGTGGCCACCGAAACCGTCGCCGATGCCGGAGCGCCGGTGCAGGTGCAGTGGTACGGCGACAGCTACCTGGAGATACCGTTGAGCCGGTGA
- a CDS encoding ester cyclase, whose amino-acid sequence MKRTHWNALSAALIALAVAACAQEAPSSAATEPTAAAPVAASAVSVNTDELAAEQKNLATFDDLDFNVFSNRKWDELSHSHAKDILVHWPDGHTTTGIDVHIADLEKMFVYAPDTRIKVHPIRIAQGNMTAVSGIMEGTFTQPMPLGDGKFAPPTGKTFKLPMATIGRWENGVMQEEWLYWDNQTYMTQLGLAK is encoded by the coding sequence ATGAAACGCACGCATTGGAATGCATTGTCGGCCGCGCTCATCGCGCTCGCCGTGGCCGCCTGCGCACAGGAGGCGCCATCGTCCGCCGCGACCGAGCCCACCGCCGCTGCGCCTGTGGCTGCCTCAGCTGTGTCCGTCAACACCGACGAACTCGCGGCCGAACAGAAAAACCTAGCCACCTTCGACGACCTCGACTTCAACGTCTTCAGCAACCGCAAGTGGGACGAGTTGTCGCACAGCCACGCCAAGGACATCCTGGTGCATTGGCCCGACGGCCACACCACCACCGGCATCGACGTGCACATCGCCGATCTGGAAAAGATGTTCGTCTACGCGCCGGACACCCGCATCAAGGTGCATCCCATCCGTATCGCCCAGGGCAACATGACCGCGGTCAGCGGCATCATGGAAGGCACCTTCACCCAGCCGATGCCGCTGGGCGACGGTAAGTTCGCGCCACCCACCGGCAAGACCTTCAAGCTGCCCATGGCCACCATCGGCCGCTGGGAAAACGGCGTGATGCAGGAGGAGTGGCTGTACTGGGACAACCAGACTTATATGACGCAACTCGGCTTGGCCAAGTAA
- a CDS encoding LysR family transcriptional regulator, which produces MDLQQIASFLAVVRSGSFVGAADATGFSKAAVSRHVAELEERLGVRLLHRTTRRLSLTDDGQRFHARAGELIAALDELEAETVSSGGEATGQLRINAPVTFGNLHLAPLWPRFTAAHPKVSLDITLNDRLVDLVEEGYDLAVRITQLANSQLVSRPLATTRVVLCASPSYLAAHGTPMQPRELAQHQVLAYSYWMDGDVWRFTGPDGAVDVRVQPRIHSNSGDTCRAAALEDQGIILQPDFLVGADLRRGTLVELMPQYRSIELGIYAVYATRKHLPMKTRHLVDFLVDSFRDVSW; this is translated from the coding sequence TTGGATCTACAGCAAATCGCGAGCTTCCTGGCCGTGGTCCGCAGTGGCAGCTTCGTCGGCGCCGCCGATGCCACCGGGTTTTCGAAAGCGGCGGTGTCGCGCCACGTCGCCGAGCTGGAGGAACGCCTGGGCGTGCGCCTGCTGCATCGGACCACGCGCCGCCTGTCGCTCACCGACGACGGCCAGCGCTTCCACGCGCGCGCCGGCGAACTGATCGCCGCACTGGACGAGTTGGAAGCCGAAACCGTCTCCAGCGGCGGCGAGGCGACGGGACAGTTGCGCATCAACGCGCCGGTGACCTTCGGCAATCTGCATCTGGCGCCGCTGTGGCCGCGCTTCACCGCGGCGCATCCCAAGGTGTCGCTGGACATCACCCTCAACGACCGGCTGGTCGACCTGGTGGAAGAAGGCTACGACCTGGCTGTACGCATCACCCAACTGGCGAATTCGCAGTTGGTCAGCCGCCCGCTGGCGACCACACGCGTGGTCCTGTGCGCCTCACCAAGCTACCTCGCCGCGCACGGCACGCCGATGCAGCCGCGCGAGTTGGCCCAGCATCAGGTGCTGGCCTATAGCTACTGGATGGACGGCGACGTCTGGCGATTCACCGGACCGGACGGCGCGGTGGACGTGCGCGTGCAGCCGCGCATCCACAGCAACAGCGGCGACACCTGCCGGGCCGCGGCGTTGGAGGACCAGGGCATCATCCTGCAGCCCGACTTCCTGGTCGGTGCCGACCTCAGGCGCGGCACACTGGTCGAACTGATGCCGCAGTACCGTTCCATCGAATTGGGCATCTACGCCGTCTACGCGACGCGCAAGCACCTGCCGATGAAGACGCGGCACCTCGTGGACTTTCTGGTGGACTCGTTTCGCGACGTATCCTGGTAG